From the Parus major isolate Abel chromosome 1A, Parus_major1.1, whole genome shotgun sequence genome, the window ATTTGATTCTTCTGGTATTAGACTTAAGACATTTTACTAAAAGGCTTGCAGGAATTTTCATTGGAATTCTTTAAAACTGCccttttgtatttaaattttggaaaataacccatgctgcttttttcccctccttcatttcatgcaatttaaaaaatgtaaaggtcattgtatatatttaatttttttagctaTTGTGCTGTGTTTATAGGACACAccatttttgttgctgtttgttaACAAGCTTTGGCATTTTGTCTACAAGCCTAAATATTAAGGAAAGAATCCTATTTAAGAATTTGGATTATACAGGTTCAAGAAGAACCTTAGTTCTGTTCTACTTTTAGCTTTGCAGATATGTATTGAAGATACCTATGTCTAATTGTAATGCTTAAatgccaggggaaaaaagggagctTTCTTTATTTAGAACTTCATCTACTTAAAGGGATGTATTTGCTTGaaactttggatttttttgtggcCCTTTAGGTCGCATTGGCTCTCAAGTCATCATCCCCTATCGCTGTGATCAGTATGACCTGATGTATCTGCGGCCCATGGGTGACCTGGGGCAGCTTCTTTTCATGGTGAGTCTGGTTTGAGCTCAAGCTCAAACCCCTGGGCACCCAGGTAATCCTTCTCAAAGACACAACTCCAGCTATAGTGTAGCCTCTAAATAGAAATGGTGTGAAAGAGCTTGCTTTGATGATGCCTATTGACACATTTTGTCATCTTTTCCCCATTTGATGCTCTGCTTGCAGGAATGGGACTGCAGGGACAAAGATTCCATTCGAAGAGCCGTGGAGCACAGCAATGTGGTCATTAATCTTATTGGAAAGGAATGGgaaacaaagtaattttccttttttttccttttcctgtatATGATAGATTTGCATTGGGTATTGTAGCCATGTTTTACAGCATGTGTGTGCAGTGATGTTGTCATTATTCTTGGCTTCTGTGAAAAGGCAACCCAAACattttgcatataaaatttctttaaatggTTAGCTCCAGTCCTCGTTGTGATCTGGTTTGGAAAAGTGCattctttccaaaatttttcaGAGTACAACTTCATGTGCTGCTTTCATGTACTTCACAGGTGTTCCCTGAGTGCCTTCGTATAGATGACAGGGCCTTTTCTTATACCAATTTCTTATATTTAcacttacattttatttaactcATACTTAGATTATATTTACATTATCACAGAAGTAAGATTTCATCCTGTCACTTGGATGTCGTGGCGAGTTGTAGCCTGCTAGAAAATGCCATGATCAAACAGGAATAGCTGATGAAGAGTCCCTAAGATTGACTAATAACATCATTCCTTGATAGAATTTTGGTACAGCCAATATTAGCTACAGAAGCATTCTTTGATAATAATTTCTAAGAATAGTTCCtttttgaaatgaattttaaatttcccgtattttaggttaaaaatatctgtaacagcctgtgtgtgtgcctTCTCTGAGAACAGccttctttgtgtgtgtgtgtgttcaggcAATCATGTCCATTTTATTTAAAGCCTTGTGCAGAACTGCTAGACAAAAATTTAATGGTGAGATTTGCCTTTATATGGtgcataattttttctttcattgtagacaaaaacaaatgcagatACCAGTTTCATCTCTGCTTACACCCTAATGCTTTTGTTGCCTTTCTTTTTATGAACAGCCCTTTGATGTTCAAAATTTCTGGACTTGTGTAAAAAGTATGATTTATAGAAATGAGtttcttttgttattaaaaggaaatataagGGAAACAACAGAAAGTTTTcattctatttaaaaattcctAAACCTTGTTCTCTGTACAGTTCAATAGATTCAAACAGACAAGTCTTGGTCCATGTTTAAAACTTTCAGACATTGCAGAACTTAACCACTGTGTGGTACAAATGTTTTAATCACGTATTTTATGCATGTGGGTATTTGGTGGTGCTGAAACCCTGAGATCAAGTTCTCTGGTTTGTTAAACATCAGGTCTGAGTAACCACTGTAATCATCCTAGGGCCTGTGAAAAACTTGGGCAGGAAGAAAAGTAACATTAGATAGAGAGATCaggcaaaaaaaagcaaagcctgCCATGAAATACTTTCCTTCTTGCCTTGTACTTGTGTCCAGGCTCCTCTATGTGTACTGTGTTGTTTGAAACTCCATGGTTACAGGAGGGATGTTGTTCATTCTCGTGTGTTTCTAAATCTGTTTtggtgagcagagcaggagtgaTGGGTCCCAGGATCAGATTAGTTATTGAAGGctcaaaaataactttgtttttttaaggctttCTTTGGACTTCAGTAGGATCTGAAGAGCTGTGGGAGGAGATAAGGACACAGAGGGAGGTGTGTGGGTACAGTGTTTGCTACCCAAAGCAAATGATCAAGGTGCAGGGACAATACAATGACATGAGAAGCCAGTTCGGTCTTGGAACAGTTGGAAAGAATTTTGGGATTGTTGGTAGCCTGTAATGTCAGTTCTGTGTGGAGATAGAGCTTCTGTATTATTCTTGATCAGATACCAAACTGGTTGACAGTATAACCTCCTAATTTAGGCCCCTTGAATGTCATACAGTGAGGGGAGGATTTCTTCTTGCTTCTCCTGGAAGTCcctttcagctctgaaatggTTCTAAATGCTTTGACaaattgtttttccatttgcatGAGCACTTCTGTGTtagctggtttgtttttgtctgCTTCCTCCCTGCCAGGCATCTGACCTGACTTATGCTGCTCAGAAATTTTTAGCTTCTTTGTAGTGTAATTAATGTGTCAAATCAAGGCAAATTTTGAACAGAATTTGTGAAAACACAGCCTTGCTCAGAGTTCAAGATGCAGGagtgcttttaataaaaataagctgtttTCACTTTCACTGGGAGTTTTCTATTTGTCACAGACAAATGGGCAAGAGGATTTTTCATACTGATTTAATCTTATCAGGTGAGAAGGCAGAGAAGCTAAAATTGAAGATTACAGTTGCAATGTCACTTGCCTCTAAGTTTTATTATATGAAGAATCCATCACGAAgggaaattttgtttctaatgaAGAATGTCAGTATAGGTTTTTGATAATACATTCAAGTAATACATAATAACTGATTTATGGCTGGTTGGTAGGCATTGTTGATTGTTCTTAAAGTAACATTTGGGTTTTGCCTTGCTTTAGAAACTTCAAATTTGAAGATGAATTTGTAAATATTCCTCAAAATATTGCACACATAAGTAAGGAAGCCGGTGTGGAAAAATTCATTCATATCTCTCATCTGAATGCTAACATGAAGAGTCCTTCTAAATACCTCAGGGTCAAAGTAAGTCTGGAATCCACACAAATATATTTCCTGAGAATGTactttgtgtttggtttgggtcTATCTTTTTCCCCCAGCTGGGTCTGTTTGAAGGAAATCAGTGTATGAATTTACAAAAGactgttttctgcagctgaaaaatgtttGGGCTTTCTATGAGAGCTTTATCTTAGTGCAGCATCTCAAGGATGAAATGGCTTagatataaataatttttgtgctACTGATGGTGTCATTTCTTTTAGTTCTGTAGTAAGGATGTTTTCTGTTATGAAAGGCATCTACTTCTGCTTGGTTCAGTATGGATCTAAtgaatgtgtttgttttaattgctAGGCTGTTGGAGAGGAAGTAGTGAGGGAGGAATTTCCGGATGCTATAATTTTGAAGCCCTCTGAGATGTTCGGGAGAGAGGACCGATTTCTCAATCATTATGCAAGTATGTACTCTTGGAATAGTAAACCCACGTATGATTTGTATAACTGCCTGTAGAGAacagagggaaaatgggatttgcTTCTGAGAAACAGACAGATGTGTTTTTACTGGGAATGTGTGGGATACATAGCAACATACTAAATTCTCACTCTTGACAGAACTCTTTCTCAATCTATTTAGATGttgctctttgtttttatttttgtaataattttcttttgagggGAGGGTGTGTACTGAGCCACTctaaagaaacagcaaatgcaGCCCTCTCATTGCTGTTAATACAAAAACTAAATgtgtcttgaaaaaaatactgctgcaaTTGGCTGGGAATTCTTCCcaattctatattttttttaaaagtgaagtCAATTTTCAGAAGAGATCCACACTCAGTGTGGTGTAAAACGTCTTGGTTATTCTGGTAGTGAAAGGGTTTccagattttatcttttttcccatCAGACATGCGCTGGTTTGGTGGTGTGCCTCttattgctctggggaagaAAACAGTCAAGCAACCAGTCTATGTAAGTTTTCCATGAAATCTCAATCCCAAATCCTCAGTGCGTGGATGTGTTGGTCTGTAAACCACCCCTGAAAGAAGAGTGTGTGCATGTATTCCTGTTTTCTCATGGTAACTGTCGGAATTTGTTCCTCACAGGTGGTTGATGTAGCAAAGGCAATTATTAATGCAATTAAGAATCCtgatgcaaaaggaaaaacatatgCCTTGGCTGGGTAGGTCACTTTTTGTGATTCTGATTAACTGTAGTACATCTTTTGGGTGTCATTTTTTGGCATGCTGCACAGTACATTTAATTGCTCCACCCATGCACACAGTTTGAGCTGCAATAAATTTCACCTCCtttttgggaggaaaaatggCCCAAGCTCTTACTGTGACTACTCTGGGGCCCACTGCATTTCATGTGATGTATGTGCACACAAAGAAATAGGCAGCTTGGGAAATATGCTTGACAACACGGATTTGGGGAAAATTCTGGTAAAGCTGTGTGGAAACCACCTGGAATTAGAATGGCTTAGAGGCAGTGGATCTACAGTGGATCTATAGTTAGAAACTGGATttacaggtttcccagagaagctgtggctgtcccatccctggaagacttcaaggccaggttggacagggctctgagcaacctgtgctagtgaaggtgtccctgctcatgacagggattggaatgagatgatttttagggtctcttccagcccaaaccattttatgagTCTCTGATCTCTTGGAACTTTTCCTGAGTTCATGTTAGTTGAAGACTCAGTTATCATACCTGTAACCTCAGACCTTGGCATCTGTTGTACCCTGAGTTTATCGAACTGCTCATCAGTGTGCTCTTGTGGTGTCATGGAGCTTTTCAGAATGTTTTGGAATGGCAGCAAATTGCCTGGAAAGCCAAGGGAGATAGCTGACAGCCAGTGTGAGCCATTTAGAGAGCCTAAAATGTCAAGGCAGAATGTGAACAAGAAAGGAATGGGAATTCCCAGTGGTTTATGTTACTCTTAGACAGGTGTATGAAAGACTGACTGCTTCATTCACTCCATCTTGAGAGGGGAGGAATGCATTATTTGGACAATTCATCTTACTTTTAAATAGAACAAGATATTGTTGGTCAAGTAAAGGCAAGTGAATCAATATCCCTGTAGCCATTTCCTACCAGAGATGGGATGTCTTGTTAATAAAGCATCCTTAATTCTCCATTTGCTTTCTGGCTTCCAAGTGGGTTTGAACAAACTTCTGTCATAGTGCTGGAAGTCTTGAGTTCAGAATTGGAGTCAGCATGGAAGGAGGCACATTCAGGTGTGCTTTCAAAGCACACAGAATACATTTCATCCAGTGTGGTTGTGGTGGGTTACCCTTAGCCAAAAGCCCACTGTTCTTTCCTGTCACttcttttccatgcttttccccagctccagggtggGCCCTTCTTCAGGCTGCAGTCCTCCAGGATAAACCTCCTCCCTGTGAGCCATGGGGGAGTCTCTGCTGGCAAATGTTTTGGATGGAAGAAATAGGCTTTTTGTAGCCTTAGGGGTGGagtgtttaaattatttttttttctcttgctgcaaATGTGGAAGTGTAGCTGACTGAGGTGTGATGtttgctgctttcccttccAGACCTCACCGGTACCTCCTGTATGACATGGTCGAGTATATCTACACCATATCCCACCACCCCTTCATTCCCTACCCCCTGCCACGGCCTCTTTACCAGTAAGTGGGACCCTAATTCAGTAAGCTCTTGGCAGCACAGAAGCATAAATACCTGTTGCATGGATTATTTACTCTGCCCAGCTCTTATTTAACATGGTGGGGTAATAGAAGTAGCCTTTCCTGAGATACTTGTTAGCCAATTTTGAGCCTTCAGCTCAGGAACAGGCCTGCATTTGATGATCTGGTACATGAAATGCATGCTTATAGTGAGCTTAATATAGCTGTTCATTTCAGAGTCATTTGTCCCTGACATCtagggacaggatgagaggcCATAGCCTCAAGATGGACCAGGGAAGGatcaggttggacatcaggaataatttcttcatggaaagggtggctGAACATTGTAATGGGCTACCCAGGGAGGTGTTGAATAAACAACTGGACGTGACACTCAGTGCCCTGGGCTGGTTGACAAGGGTGGTGATCAGCAAAGCTTGGACTTGATCATCCTggaggtcttctccaacctaaGTGATGCTGTGACTGAATGGCTTTGCTGAGCCAAGAAGTAGCAAAAGGTCCTAATTTGATAAAATTAGTAGCAAACCAAATTATCTTTAATAATACCACAGGGAGAATCTTTGTGTATGTTGCTGTCTGCAGGCCCTGACAGATTTTTGTGCAAAATCTTAAGGATCTGCTACTGAGCCTGGGCCTGATCCTTGGGAAGTAATCACATCTTTTTGAAGAGCTACCCCAAGCAATAAATGCCATTTCAGAAGTTGCCCTTGGCACGATGGGGCTGTGTTACTATTTGGCATCCTGGTCCTCCTCATTTTTAGTACAATGCAAATTAATAAGCTTAATTAGTCACCAGAGTTAGAACCCTTCCGCCAGTAGGAATCAGCTTTGGTTTCATGGAAGTGCTGATGGATAATGCTTAGAACCTCCTAAACTGTTGTGGCTGTTCCTGTATTGGCTGCAACAGGTACCAGGTTATAACATGGCTCTGGTGACACAGAGCACCTTGTTAAAAAGGTGCTGTGTGGCTGCTTCTTAGTTTTATTCACATTTGCTGCAGTCCATGTTACACTTCTTTATTTATGGGCTAAACTAAGTGATCGTTcatatttttgagaaaagaatGCACCTAAAAGGCAGATGAGCCTGGTTATGTTTATGTGCAGTAACTCAGTAACACCCTAATCTGCCAGGTGTGCACTTCAGCAAGAGGACCTGTTCAGTAAGAGATTCTGCTGTTGTCCCCAAGACACTGAGCAAGAGCTGTAGCATTATTTTCTTATCCCTGtcagatttcctttctttcaaggGAAACTTCATTTCTCCAAACTGCAGGTATCCCAATCCTCACCCTTATTATATATTGCTCCAGATTACACCAGCTTGTTTGTGTTGCTGATAACTCATTTAATTGTCAGCAATTATGTTTTTTCCTGGAGTCATTGAATCCAACTTTGTGACTAATTAGATTGCTGCCTACAATGGCAGGGAAGAGTTTGGATGAAAAGCAGGGTCAAGACTAAGCCCTCTGGTGTGTGGGGAATTGGATGTGGAGTTTACTTTCCCCACCCACTAAtgctcattttaatttctagaGATCTGCTTCTCTAGTCCAtccaaagtaaaataataaaagatcCAATAATTCAGGAACAGTTAATTATCAGAAACACAACTAATAACCTGTTGGCTGGCACATCTAGTGCTTTAATGAACTCAGAGCTTGCAAGAACAGCTTCAGAACAAGCTCTTGCTCACCATCTGTTAagtctgaagtaatttttaccAGATTTCTGAGTATCTGGATAAATGACTGCACTTCTGCGATATTTCTTCTGTTCACAGTTTAGTTGCAAGATTCTTTGAGATGAATCCATTTGAACCATGGTTGACACGGGACAAGGTGGATCGGGTAAGCATGGGACCAGCCAAAAGTCCCTCTTGGGAAGTGTTTCATTGTGCGTTTGTAACTCCCCCTTGTAGTTTTGCATTTCTCAAAAACACATGGAATTGAAAACAGCCAAAAGTAGAGGTTGGATGACCAAAGTGAGCGGAGCAGTGCTCCCCACTCTTAATCAGTTTATGTAGCTCTAGatgcactaaaataaaatttcatcatCCAGGGAATGGGGTTTTTAACGCCTGAAGTTGAACTGACGCACTGTGCACATTCCAAAATCCTGCTTAATATTCAAGTGCGTTTCTTGGGAGAATGTTGCACTTCATGTTTATTCCTGACTACTCAGAGTGTTTCTTTGGGGTTGAAGAAATAAGTTTCAAAAAACCAACTGCAAGCAAGGAAAAAGTAGGAATTAGCAAGTATTAGCGTCAGAATTTGGCATATGTGTAGGCTAGCAAAGATAGTCACGTACATTCCCTTaactttctgctttctgaattaCATTGACTCTCCCAACTGTTGTTCAGCATTGGAAT encodes:
- the NDUFA9 gene encoding NADH dehydrogenase [ubiquinone] 1 alpha subcomplex subunit 9, mitochondrial isoform X1; the encoded protein is MAAATRCARGLWLPRAGHGASVLTAAPLVLQQHRQVHHAVIPHGRSGRSSVSGIVATVFGATGFLGRYVVNRLGRIGSQVIIPYRCDQYDLMYLRPMGDLGQLLFMEWDCRDKDSIRRAVEHSNVVINLIGKEWETKNFKFEDEFVNIPQNIAHISKEAGVEKFIHISHLNANMKSPSKYLRVKAVGEEVVREEFPDAIILKPSEMFGREDRFLNHYANMRWFGGVPLIALGKKTVKQPVYVVDVAKAIINAIKNPDAKGKTYALAGPHRYLLYDMVEYIYTISHHPFIPYPLPRPLYHLVARFFEMNPFEPWLTRDKVDRFHTTDMTFPDLPGFEELGIQPTPLEQKAIEVLRRHRRFRWLDAELEEAKPKTQPM
- the NDUFA9 gene encoding NADH dehydrogenase [ubiquinone] 1 alpha subcomplex subunit 9, mitochondrial isoform X2, with the protein product MAAATRCARGLWLPRAGHGASVLTAAPLVLQQHRQVHHAVIPHGRSGRSSVSGIVATVFGATGFLGRYVVNRLGRIGSQVIIPYRCDQYDLMYLRPMGDLGQLLFMEWDCRDKDSIRRAVEHSNVVINLIGKEWETKNFKFEDEFVNIPQNIAHISKEAGVEKFIHISHLNANMKSPSKYLRVKAVGEEVVREEFPDAIILKPSEMFGREDRFLNHYANMRWFGGVPLIALGKKTVKQPVYVVDVAKAIINAIKNPDAKGKTYALAGLVARFFEMNPFEPWLTRDKVDRFHTTDMTFPDLPGFEELGIQPTPLEQKAIEVLRRHRRFRWLDAELEEAKPKTQPM